The Streptomyces sp. Je 1-332 genome has a window encoding:
- a CDS encoding cold-shock protein: MATGTVKWFNAEKGFGFIAQEGGGPDVFVHYSAINANGFRSLEENQAVSFDVTQGPKGPQAENVTPM; the protein is encoded by the coding sequence ATGGCTACCGGAACCGTGAAGTGGTTCAACGCCGAAAAGGGCTTTGGATTCATCGCCCAGGAAGGCGGAGGCCCCGACGTCTTCGTCCACTACTCCGCGATCAACGCAAACGGCTTCCGCTCCCTCGAGGAGAACCAGGCCGTGAGCTTCGACGTCACGCAGGGCCCGAAGGGTCCGCAGGCGGAGAACGTCACCCCCATGTAG
- a CDS encoding WXG100 family type VII secretion target: protein MAKKDTDLTYAEMDKEAGKLLKDMDDFKRELDAIDSRIDLLVENGYTTQKGSAAFEKSFKEFTKGAKKTLEGLQGMSEFLTKARKAYEDLDIELANANK from the coding sequence ATGGCCAAGAAGGACACCGATCTCACATATGCCGAGATGGACAAGGAAGCCGGCAAGCTTCTGAAGGACATGGACGACTTCAAGCGCGAGCTTGACGCGATCGACAGCCGCATCGACCTCCTGGTGGAGAACGGTTACACCACCCAGAAGGGCTCGGCGGCCTTCGAGAAGTCCTTCAAGGAGTTCACCAAGGGCGCGAAGAAGACCCTTGAGGGCCTCCAGGGCATGTCCGAGTTCCTCACCAAGGCCCGCAAGGCATACGAGGACCTGGACATCGAGCTCGCCAACGCGAACAAGTAA
- a CDS encoding menaquinone biosynthesis protein — MQFLNCMPLYWGLARTGTLLDFELTKDTPEKLSEQLVRGDLDIAPVTLVEFLKNADDLVAFPDLAVGCDGPVMSCVIVSQVPLDQLDGARVALGSTSRTSVRLAQLLLAERHGVRPDYYTCPPDLGVMMQEADAAVLIGDAALRANLIDGPRLGLDVYDLGQMWKDWTGLPFVFAVWAARKDYAAREPAVVREVHKAFLASRDLSLEEVGKVSEQAARWETFDAGVLEQYFTTLDFRFGSAQLEGVAEFARRVGETTGFPADVRVELLGSQR, encoded by the coding sequence ATTCAGTTCCTGAACTGCATGCCGCTGTACTGGGGGCTCGCGCGGACCGGAACGCTGCTCGACTTCGAGCTCACGAAGGACACCCCCGAGAAGCTCAGTGAGCAGCTGGTGCGGGGCGACCTCGATATCGCGCCCGTGACGCTCGTCGAGTTCCTCAAGAACGCCGACGACCTCGTCGCCTTCCCCGACCTCGCCGTCGGCTGCGACGGCCCGGTGATGTCCTGCGTGATCGTCTCGCAGGTGCCGCTGGACCAGCTGGACGGCGCCAGGGTCGCGCTCGGCTCGACCTCGCGCACCTCCGTACGCCTGGCGCAGCTGCTGCTCGCCGAGCGCCATGGCGTACGCCCCGACTACTACACCTGCCCGCCCGACCTCGGCGTGATGATGCAGGAGGCCGACGCCGCCGTGCTCATCGGGGACGCGGCGCTGCGGGCCAACCTGATCGACGGGCCGCGGCTGGGTCTGGACGTGTACGACCTGGGCCAGATGTGGAAGGACTGGACGGGCCTGCCGTTCGTCTTCGCGGTCTGGGCGGCGCGCAAGGACTACGCGGCGCGCGAGCCGGCCGTGGTGCGCGAGGTGCACAAGGCGTTCCTCGCCTCGCGCGACCTCTCCCTGGAGGAGGTCGGCAAGGTCTCCGAACAGGCCGCCCGCTGGGAGACCTTCGACGCGGGGGTCCTCGAGCAGTACTTCACGACGCTCGACTTCCGCTTCGGGAGCGCCCAGTTGGAGGGCGTGGCGGAGTTCGCGCGCCGCGTGGGCGAGACGACCGGCTTCCCCGCGGACGTACGGGTGGAGCTGCTGGGATCGCAGCGGTAG
- a CDS encoding AzlD domain-containing protein: MNAYLACVLVLAAGTYAFRLAGPLMHGRVELPARVQELLTVGATVLLVALLATGALTEGHGFPGWARPIGVLVGGVLAWRKAPFAVVVVGAAATTALLRLAGVA, from the coding sequence ATGAACGCCTACCTCGCCTGCGTTCTCGTCCTCGCAGCCGGGACGTACGCCTTCCGTCTCGCTGGGCCCCTGATGCACGGGCGGGTTGAACTGCCGGCACGTGTGCAGGAGTTGCTGACCGTTGGGGCGACCGTCCTGCTCGTTGCGCTGTTGGCCACCGGTGCTCTCACCGAGGGGCACGGGTTCCCCGGGTGGGCGCGGCCCATCGGGGTGCTGGTCGGTGGGGTTCTTGCCTGGCGCAAGGCGCCCTTCGCCGTGGTGGTGGTCGGCGCGGCGGCGACTACCGCGCTGTTGCGCCTGGCCGGCGTGGCGTAG
- a CDS encoding helix-turn-helix domain-containing protein: MTDGREAGGADGADGAGGADAAGGAGAARSRLPREWVAAALRRERARAGLSLSELAKRAGVAKSTLSQLEAATGNPGIETLWALAVGLGVPFSVLVESPAPEVTVIRAGQGPTMHAERASYAGTLLSAGPTGVRRDIYHGAMEPGSARESDPHIPGSMEHLIVSTGRLLAGPRDETVELSAGDYMSYRGDVPHLYEALTPGTTFVLIMQHN, from the coding sequence ATGACTGATGGCAGAGAAGCCGGAGGGGCCGACGGGGCCGACGGGGCCGGTGGGGCCGACGCGGCCGGAGGTGCCGGCGCCGCGCGATCCCGCCTGCCGCGCGAATGGGTCGCGGCTGCGCTGCGCAGGGAGCGGGCCAGGGCGGGGCTCTCCCTCTCCGAGCTGGCCAAGCGCGCGGGGGTGGCGAAGTCGACGCTGTCCCAGCTGGAGGCGGCCACGGGCAACCCCGGCATCGAGACGCTGTGGGCCCTCGCGGTGGGACTTGGCGTGCCCTTCAGCGTCCTGGTGGAGTCGCCCGCGCCGGAGGTGACGGTGATCCGGGCCGGCCAGGGCCCGACGATGCATGCCGAACGCGCCTCGTACGCGGGGACGTTGCTGTCGGCGGGGCCCACGGGTGTGCGGCGCGACATCTACCACGGAGCGATGGAACCGGGCTCCGCCCGGGAGTCCGACCCGCACATCCCCGGCTCGATGGAGCACCTGATCGTCAGCACGGGCCGCCTACTGGCGGGCCCCCGCGACGAAACGGTGGAACTGTCCGCGGGTGACTACATGTCATACAGAGGCGACGTCCCCCACCTGTACGAGGCCCTGACCCCAGGCACGACATTCGTACTGATCATGCAACACAACTAG
- a CDS encoding AzlC family ABC transporter permease: protein MRSPHRTDSPPQRTNDGFVRLSHLPRGVLRDIALVWLADAVVGVSFGAIAVAGGLPVWVPVLMSLLVYAGSAQFSAIGILVAGGGPVAAAATGLLLNSRTAAFSLAVADSLGRSWVARLFGAHLITDETAAFVLAQPDQKRRKAAFWISGLGLFAVWNVSVLGGALAGSVIGDTARFGLDAAFPAVLLALVLPALRADSMTRRAAAAGAVIAVATAPWLPAGVPVLLALLGLLAARRGPGRPARPARLPERSTP, encoded by the coding sequence ATGCGTTCGCCACACCGAACAGACAGCCCACCCCAGCGAACGAACGACGGCTTCGTACGCCTCTCCCACCTTCCCCGCGGCGTCCTGCGCGACATCGCCCTCGTCTGGCTCGCCGACGCCGTCGTCGGTGTCTCCTTCGGCGCGATCGCCGTCGCCGGCGGTCTGCCCGTCTGGGTGCCGGTCCTGATGTCCCTGCTCGTGTACGCGGGCTCCGCCCAGTTCAGCGCGATCGGCATCCTCGTCGCGGGCGGCGGTCCGGTGGCCGCGGCGGCCACCGGCCTCCTCCTGAACTCCCGCACGGCCGCGTTCAGCCTCGCCGTCGCCGACAGCCTGGGCCGATCCTGGGTCGCGCGGCTGTTCGGCGCGCACCTGATCACCGACGAGACCGCGGCCTTCGTGCTCGCCCAGCCGGATCAGAAGCGGCGCAAGGCCGCGTTCTGGATATCCGGGCTCGGCCTGTTCGCCGTATGGAACGTCAGCGTCCTCGGCGGGGCGCTCGCCGGGTCCGTCATCGGCGACACCGCGCGCTTCGGGCTCGACGCCGCCTTCCCCGCGGTGCTCCTCGCCCTGGTGCTCCCCGCGTTGCGCGCCGACAGCATGACGCGGCGGGCCGCGGCCGCCGGTGCCGTGATCGCGGTCGCCACCGCACCGTGGCTGCCCGCCGGGGTGCCGGTCCTGCTCGCCCTACTGGGCCTGCTGGCGGCCCGCCGCGGCCCCGGACGCCCCGCGCGCCCCGCCCGCCTCCCCGAAAGGAGCACCCCATGA
- a CDS encoding serine/threonine-protein kinase, protein MHPLDPGEPTTIGPYRLLGRLGSGGMGRVYLGRSSGGRTVAVKVVHPHFALDEEFRARFRREVDAARRVGGDWTAPVLDADPEAPVPWVATGYAAGPSLADAVRDLSPLPTHSVRVLVAGLAEALTHVHGLGLVHRDIKPSNVMLTMDGPRLIDFGIARATDGTASLTSTGVSVGSPGYMSPEQILGRGVAGSADVFSLGAVLVYAATGSAPFPGDSSASLLYKVVHEEPELGALAGELRGLALECLSKEAGERPKPEEIARRLAPTGADGLVAAGWLPGPLVERVSRSAVRLLDLETHGAGAHGSGAGAAEQPSGPLPFGSSMVGGATSGQAPVRDAPRSSGSFGPPDPSYAPVPSSPPPAYVPTQTSAPSSAPPGRMTVSVAATSTPGGPDGRGRKVSCTLVLGVAGALAAVTVGSVFVFGLLPGNSDNPSDAGHPPAASEQPPAGAAGKVPASYRGTWEGQASAANGAVPMGKFRLKVEQGKIGERFAVMTQTDQLGGKCAVDLALKSVSEKEIVARGKGQADSGAQCTKNTHTVRLRPQGEALQYLSQNAESGNPEATMTRLN, encoded by the coding sequence ATGCACCCGCTCGATCCCGGTGAACCGACCACCATCGGGCCCTACCGCCTGCTCGGCCGACTGGGCTCGGGCGGCATGGGCCGGGTCTACCTGGGGCGCAGCTCGGGCGGCCGTACGGTCGCGGTGAAGGTCGTCCACCCGCACTTCGCGCTCGACGAGGAGTTCCGCGCCCGCTTCCGGCGCGAGGTGGACGCGGCGCGGCGGGTGGGCGGCGACTGGACGGCGCCGGTGCTCGACGCGGACCCGGAGGCGCCGGTGCCCTGGGTGGCGACGGGGTACGCGGCGGGACCTTCCCTGGCGGACGCGGTACGTGACCTTTCCCCTCTCCCCACCCATTCCGTACGTGTTCTGGTGGCGGGTCTCGCCGAGGCGCTGACACACGTGCACGGGCTCGGACTCGTCCACCGTGACATCAAGCCGTCGAACGTCATGCTGACGATGGACGGACCACGGCTGATCGACTTCGGCATCGCACGGGCGACGGACGGCACGGCCTCGCTCACATCGACCGGTGTCTCCGTCGGCTCGCCCGGCTACATGTCGCCGGAGCAGATCCTCGGCCGGGGGGTCGCCGGTTCGGCGGACGTCTTCTCGCTAGGGGCGGTCCTGGTCTACGCGGCGACGGGTTCGGCGCCCTTCCCGGGCGACTCGTCGGCCTCGCTGCTCTACAAGGTCGTACACGAAGAGCCGGAACTGGGCGCGCTGGCCGGCGAGTTGCGTGGCCTCGCCCTGGAGTGCCTGTCCAAGGAGGCGGGGGAGCGCCCGAAGCCGGAGGAGATCGCGAGGCGACTCGCTCCCACCGGGGCGGACGGCCTGGTGGCGGCGGGGTGGCTGCCGGGTCCGCTGGTGGAGCGGGTCAGCAGGAGCGCGGTGCGGCTCCTGGACCTGGAAACGCACGGGGCCGGGGCACACGGGTCCGGCGCCGGGGCAGCGGAACAGCCGTCGGGCCCGCTGCCGTTCGGCAGCTCGATGGTGGGCGGGGCGACGAGCGGCCAGGCTCCGGTACGGGACGCGCCGCGGAGCAGCGGTTCCTTCGGCCCCCCGGACCCGTCGTACGCGCCAGTGCCTTCCTCTCCTCCCCCCGCGTACGTCCCCACCCAGACATCAGCACCTTCCTCCGCGCCCCCCGGCAGGATGACGGTCTCGGTCGCCGCGACTTCGACGCCCGGCGGCCCCGACGGCCGGGGCCGCAAAGTCAGTTGCACGCTGGTCCTGGGGGTCGCGGGGGCGCTGGCGGCGGTGACGGTCGGCTCGGTCTTCGTCTTCGGCCTGCTGCCCGGGAACAGCGACAACCCGAGCGACGCGGGCCACCCACCAGCGGCGAGCGAACAGCCACCCGCCGGGGCCGCCGGCAAGGTCCCCGCCTCCTACCGCGGCACGTGGGAGGGCCAGGCATCCGCGGCCAACGGCGCCGTCCCGATGGGCAAGTTCAGACTCAAGGTCGAACAGGGCAAGATCGGCGAACGCTTCGCGGTGATGACGCAGACGGACCAACTGGGCGGCAAGTGCGCGGTGGACCTGGCCCTGAAGTCGGTGTCGGAGAAGGAGATCGTGGCGCGGGGGAAGGGCCAGGCGGACAGCGGCGCACAGTGCACGAAGAACACACACACGGTACGGCTACGCCCCCAGGGGGAGGCCTTGCAGTACCTCTCGCAAAACGCGGAGTCAGGCAACCCAGAGGCCACGATGACGCGCCTGAACTAA